From Halomarina ordinaria:
TCGGGGCGTCCCGGCCCGGGGTGAACCCGGCCGGGAGCGTCCCGCGCTTGTTCGCATTCCATTCGAGTGCAGCGCCCCACATAAGGCCGTCGAACCACCGGCGCTCCGTCAAGCGATTTCATGGGAACGGTGACTCACGGGAGGCGGTGACACTGGACTCGACGAGGATGTCGCGCGGGTGGAGACCGACTCGTCATCCCACGCGCGTGCGTGCGGTCCGGTCGGGTGAGTGCCGCGCACGCTCGGCTACGCACGCACAAAGTAAATACTGACTGACTCACCACTGTCGGACTGGTTCCCGGGCGGCTCAAAGAAGCGGTCGAGGGTCTCAGATGGTCTCGAGGTGTTCGATACCCCGCTTGGAGACGTTCGCCTTCGTGATGCGGTCGGGCATCCAGTCGGGCTTGTCGTCCGGGGCCGTCTCGCGCCACGCCCACCCCTCGTAGTGGTGGACCTTCTTCGTCCCTTTCTCCCGGAGCTTGAGTTCGGTCCGGTCGGCGTCACCCTCGCTGTCTGCGGGGTCGAGCCGGCGGGCCGCTTTCAGTGCCGCCTGTCGCGGCGTACGTCCGGAGAAGACGCTCGATTCGGAGCCGTTGTCGTCGCGGAGAGCGAAGTTTCGCTTCCCATCATCGCTACGTGCCATGGTTTTCGAACCTCCATGCGAAAGCAAAACACTATCATATATAACTATATCCCCGAAATCGAGACACCACAGCCGATATGTTTATACGACAACAATCCTCGGTAGTAGCGAGCGGGACGCACCGGGCACGGCAAGGTTAAGTATGTCGTACGGCGAAGGGTGCCGTAAGATACCGCGATGGTTCGAAAGAAGAAGCTCAGCCCGAGTGGCGCCAAAGACGAGAACGGCGAGTACCACAATGTGCACCTCAACCTGCACGAGGACGAGCTGACCGTCG
This genomic window contains:
- a CDS encoding non-histone chromosomal MC1 family protein, whose amino-acid sequence is MARSDDGKRNFALRDDNGSESSVFSGRTPRQAALKAARRLDPADSEGDADRTELKLREKGTKKVHHYEGWAWRETAPDDKPDWMPDRITKANVSKRGIEHLETI